A single genomic interval of Gossypium raimondii isolate GPD5lz chromosome 11, ASM2569854v1, whole genome shotgun sequence harbors:
- the LOC105803424 gene encoding scarecrow-like transcription factor PAT1, with product MQASQQHRSSVMASRLYHQIKQEVEPEPYWFPQLPPTDPSLCYSDGFHFSVESSNENFCTLESSSANGSYTAYNSTSLVGFSPNGSPMSQQDSQSYPSDLHHSPDNNGGSPISGSCVTDDVSDLRDKLKELETVMLGPDSDVIDSKTSLEMGTWRLVTDAISRGDLKQVLVFCAKALSDNDLLMAQWLMDELRRMVSVSGEPIQRLGAYMLEGLVARLASSGSSIYKALRCKEPKSADLLSYMHILYEVCPYLKFGYMSANGAIAEAMKDEDRVHIIDFQIAQGSQWITLIQAFAARPGGPPHIRITGIDDSTSAYARGGGLNIVGKRLSKLAEYFKVPFEFHAAAMSGCEVQREHLQVRPGETVAVNFAFMLHHMPDESVSTENHRDRLLRLVKSLSPKVVTLVEQESNTNTAPFFPRFLETLNYYTAMFESIDVTLPREHKERIDVEQQCLARDVVNIIACEGAERVERHELLGKWRSRFRMAGFTPYPLSSLVNATIKTLLENYCDRYRLEERDGALYLGWMNRDLVASCAWK from the coding sequence ATGCAAGCATCCCAGCAACACAGAAGCTCAGTCATGGCTAGCAGATTGTACCATCAAATAAAGCAAGAAGTCGAGCCTGAGCCCTACTGGTTCCCTCAACTCCCACCTACTGACCCCTCTCTCTGCTATAGTGACGGATTCCACTTCTCTGTTGAGAGTTCCAATGAAAATTTTTGCACTTTGGAGTCATCCTCTGCAAATGGCAGTTATACTGCCTACAACTCTACATCACTTGTCGGTTTCTCACCAAATGGAAGCCCAATGTCACAGCAAGATTCTCAGTCGTATCCATCCGACTTGCATCACTCTCCTGACAATAATGGTGGCTCTCCTATTAGTGGTTCCTGCGTAACCGATGATGTAAGTGATTTGAGGGATAAGCTGAAAGAGCTGGAAACTGTGATGTTGGGCCCTGATTCTGATGTTATTGACAGTAAGACCTCACTAGAGATGGGCACCTGGAGACTTGTAACAGATGCAATCTCCAGAGGGGACTTAAAACAGGTCCTTGTCTTTTGTGCAAAAGCCCTGTCAGATAATGATCTCTTGATGGCACAGTGGTTAATGGATGAATTACGCCGAATGGTGTCGGTTTCTGGGGAGCCAATCCAGAGGTTGGGAGCCTACATGTTGGAAGGGCTAGTGGCACGACTAGCCTCCTCAGGGAGCTCAATCTATAAGGCTTTGCGATGCAAAGAACCAAAGAGTGCTGATCTATTATCTTACATGCACATTCTTTATGAGGTTTGCCCCTACTTAAAGTTTGGCTACATGTCTGCAAATGGAGCCATTGCAGAGGCCATGAAAGATGAAGATAGAGTTCATATTATCGATTTCCAAATAGCTCAGGGGAGTCAGTGGATCACTCTCATCCAAGCATTTGCAGCTAGGCCTGGTGGACCACCCCATATCCGAATAACTGGTATTGATGATTCCACATCTGCATATGCCCGTGGAGGAGGCCTAAACATTGTGGGAAAGAGGCTGTCTAAGCTTGCAGAGTATTTTAAAGTGCCATTTGAATTCCATGCTGCTGCCATGTCTGGTTGCGAAGTCCAGCGGGAACACCTTCAAGTTCGACCAGGAGAGACTGTAGCTGTAAATTTTGCTTTCATGCTTCACCACATGCCTGATGAGAGTGTCAGCACTGAGAATCATCGTGACCGACTCTTGAGGCTAGTTAAGAGCCTGTCTCCGAAGGTTGTAACCCTTGTGGAACAGGAATCTAACACAAATACTGCTCCATTCTTCCCAAGGTTCCTGGAGACATTGAACTATTACACAGCCATGTTTGAATCAATTGATGTGACTCTCCCCCGGGAACATAAAGAGCGGATCGATGTTGAGCAGCAATGCCTGGCAAGGGATGTTGTTAACATCATAGCTTGTGAGGGGGCTGAGAGAGTGGAACGACATGAACTCTTGGGGAAGTGGAGGTCAAGGTTCAGAATGGCAGGGTTCACTCCTTATCCTCTAAGCTCCTTGGTTAATGCCACCATAAAAACGCTACTTGAGAACTACTGCGATAGATATAGGCTTGAAGAGAGAGATGGGGCTCTGTACCTTGGTTGGATGAATAGGGATTTGGTTGCTTCCTGCGCATGGAAGTGA
- the LOC105803425 gene encoding WRKY transcription factor 1 — protein MVPSGECVTDEVGKDKLRSPDAGSHALQHNTDSKIPSSQSDQGGETPLIKSEKDPLSQSEKLGNASSVITKQTPSLLPGMEGSSPVARERASQDGYNWRKYGQKLVKGNEFVRSYYKCTHPNCRAKKQLERSHDGKMIDTVYVGQHDHPKPLNLPLAVGFAVSVVEERPDKSLQIVVKDKSLHSQMPHQIEPRSGSQPLSSAVSDVKGAASKSNRIQNVADSDDDHLVSKRRKKENSNADASPVEKPTNDSRMVIKTFSEVDIVNDGYRWRKYGQKLVKGNPNPRSYYRCSSPGCPVKKHVERASHDAKLVITTYEGQHDHDLPPTRSVTHNTTGVTVHSAAHSDESRTKVEESETVCLDMVVYSGSVAENKSSEQLNGELRTKSDFSGTVCVSLIDAPISGP, from the exons ATGGTTCCGTCAGGGGAGTGTGTAACTGATGAAGTTGGTAAAGATAAATTACGGAGCCCAGATGCTGGGAGTCATGCATTGCAACATAACACTGATAGTAAAATTCCCTCGTCACAATCTGATCAAGGAGGAGAAACCCCCTTGATTAAATCAGAGAAAGACCCACTTTCACAGTCGGAGAAATTAGGAAATGCTTCCTCTGTGATAACCAAGCAGACTCCCTCTCTGTTGCCTGGTATGGAAGGAAGCAGTCCTGTAGCACGTGAGAGAGCATCGCAGGATGGATATAACTGGCGTAAATATGGGCAGAAACTTGTTAAAGGAAATGAATTTGTTCGAAGTTATTACAAATGCACACATCCAAACTGCCGAGCGAAAAAGCAACTAGAACGTTCACACGATGGGAAAATGATTGACACTGTTTATGTTGGTCAGCATGATCATCCAAAGCCACTGAACCTTCCACTAGCTGTTGGTTTTGCTGTCTCTGTTGTTGAAGAGCGACCAGATAAGTCATTGCAAATTGTTGTCAAAG ACAAGTCATTGCATTCGCAAATGCCTCACCAAATTGAGCCAAGAAGTGGTTCTCAACCTTTATCTAGTGCTGTCAGTGATGTTAAGGGTGCAGCTTCAAAATCAAATAGGATACAGAATGTTGCCGACAGTGATGATGATCATCTCGTCTCAAAACGAAG gaagaaagaaaatagcAATGCTGATGCATCTCCAGTGGAGAAGCCAACCAATGACTCACGTATGGTTATCAAGACTTTCAGTGAGGTTGATATTGTAAATGATGGGTACCGCTGGCGCAAATATGGGCAAAAGTTAGTTAAAGGCAATCCAAATCCAAG GAGCTATTACAGGTGCTCAAGTCCTGGGTGCCCTGTCAAGAAACATGTTGAGAGGGCCTCGCATGATGCAAAATTGGTTATAACTACTTATGAGGGACAACATGATCATGATTTGCCTCCAACCAGGAGTGTTACCCACAATACAACGGGAGTAACTGTTCATTCAGCAGCTCATAGTGATGAATCAAGGACCAAGGTAGAAGAAAGTGAGACCGTCTGCCTCGACATGGTTGTTTATTCTGGTTCTGTAGCTGAGAATAAATCAAGTGAGCAATTGAATGGAGAGTTGAGAACCAAGTCAGATTTTAGCGGTACTGTTTGCGTCAGTCTGATAGATGCACCTATATCAGGTCCTTGA